Proteins encoded within one genomic window of Burkholderiaceae bacterium:
- a CDS encoding ABC transporter, ATP-binding protein, whose amino-acid sequence MNPGTAAQQSAGNIGNEALLDIVNVSKRFSTGTLALQDVNLAIGRHQFISLLGSSGCGKSTLLRMIAGLGKPSEGEIRWSAGQDRSDAQRPQLSFVFQEPTLMPWATARRNVDLPLRLAGVPAAEADERSRRALASVGLAGFEDAYPRELSGGMKMRVSIARGLVTRPNILLMDEPFAALDEITRIKLNNDLLELWQREDFTVIFVTHSVFESVFLSQRIVMLAPRPGRIFADIAVDEPYPRSLHYRTSRAYAEHCEHVAHTLELSMTGERELQ is encoded by the coding sequence ATGAACCCAGGCACGGCGGCGCAGCAGAGCGCCGGCAACATAGGGAACGAGGCCCTGCTCGACATCGTCAACGTGTCGAAACGGTTCTCCACCGGGACGCTGGCGCTGCAGGACGTGAATCTGGCGATCGGCCGTCATCAGTTCATTTCGCTGCTTGGATCGTCGGGCTGCGGCAAGAGCACGCTGCTGCGCATGATCGCGGGGCTCGGAAAACCGTCCGAAGGCGAGATCCGCTGGTCGGCCGGCCAGGATCGCAGCGATGCGCAGCGGCCGCAGCTGTCGTTCGTGTTCCAGGAACCCACGCTGATGCCCTGGGCGACCGCGCGGCGCAATGTCGACCTGCCGCTGCGGCTGGCCGGCGTGCCGGCGGCAGAAGCAGACGAGCGCTCACGCCGCGCGCTGGCGTCGGTCGGCCTGGCCGGCTTCGAAGACGCCTATCCGCGCGAGTTGTCGGGCGGCATGAAGATGCGCGTGTCGATCGCGCGCGGGCTGGTCACGCGCCCGAACATCCTGCTGATGGACGAGCCCTTCGCCGCGCTCGACGAAATCACCCGCATCAAGCTGAACAACGACCTGCTCGAACTGTGGCAGCGCGAGGACTTCACGGTCATTTTCGTCACCCATTCGGTGTTCGAGAGCGTCTTCCTGTCGCAGCGCATCGTCATGCTGGCGCCGCGACCCGGCCGCATCTTCGCGGACATAGCGGTCGATGAACCGTATCCGCGTTCTCTGCACTACCGGACTTCCAGAGCCTATGCCGAGCACTGCGAACACGTAGCGCACACGCTCGAACTAAGCATGACCGGGGAAAGGGAATTGCAATGA
- a CDS encoding Transcriptional regulator, LysR family — MLHSRLLRYIDEVARSGSIRAAGERLHVAPSAINKHVLLLEEEIGEPLFERLPRGMRPTPAGEILLAHVRRTMMEYRQVEAEIRDLKTLQSGEVIIAANNGLASGIVATAAAGFCGRHPQIKISIRVMLVHDILKAVVNGEADLGLGFNFPPSPHLEHLWEMDTNLGAVMSPGHTLTNMESIPLAHCTSYPLIFADRSMMMHGIVADTFAEAGLVVEPAFRTNSIETMKRLAAASDGIAFLSKFDIAEEHHQGVLAYRQIRDRAFRKNVLSLVRREKHGRGLASLLFAEEIMGALGATSA; from the coding sequence ATGCTTCATTCACGTCTGTTGCGCTACATCGACGAAGTCGCGCGCTCCGGCTCGATCCGCGCGGCCGGGGAGCGGCTCCATGTCGCGCCTTCCGCGATCAACAAGCACGTGCTACTGCTCGAAGAGGAGATTGGCGAACCGCTGTTCGAGCGCCTGCCGCGCGGCATGCGGCCGACGCCGGCGGGCGAGATCCTGCTCGCTCACGTGCGCAGGACCATGATGGAGTATCGCCAGGTCGAGGCCGAGATCCGCGACCTCAAGACGCTGCAGAGCGGCGAGGTGATCATCGCCGCCAACAACGGCCTCGCGAGCGGCATCGTCGCGACGGCGGCGGCCGGCTTCTGCGGCCGTCACCCGCAGATCAAGATTTCGATCCGCGTCATGCTGGTCCACGACATCCTGAAGGCGGTGGTCAACGGCGAAGCCGATCTCGGCCTCGGTTTCAACTTCCCGCCTTCGCCGCACCTCGAACATCTTTGGGAGATGGACACGAATCTCGGGGCCGTGATGTCACCGGGGCACACGCTGACGAACATGGAATCGATACCGCTGGCGCACTGCACCTCGTACCCGCTGATCTTCGCCGACCGCTCGATGATGATGCACGGTATCGTCGCCGACACCTTCGCCGAGGCAGGGCTCGTCGTCGAGCCCGCGTTCCGGACCAATTCGATCGAAACCATGAAACGCCTCGCCGCCGCCAGCGACGGCATCGCGTTCCTCAGCAAGTTCGACATCGCCGAGGAGCACCACCAGGGCGTGCTCGCGTACCGGCAGATTCGCGACCGGGCCTTCCGCAAGAACGTGCTCTCGCTCGTGCGCCGGGAGAAGCATGGCCGCGGTCTGGCGAGCCTGCTGTTTGCCGAGGAGATCATGGGTGCGCTGGGGGCGACCAGCGCCTAG
- a CDS encoding Adenine deaminase, with protein sequence MYQEISERPDQASGLSDKAAAHYDQVRAIFAILNGKKEADLLLKNLNILDVHSESVYQGSILIYDKRIVALNPDETVIQVREVFDGQGLYAIPGLIDAHVHFEAQLAHPVAFGEAIVPCGTTTIFSECLDFVSAAGPEAVEATEGLFKDYQNLPYRVFAFAPGKKTSVAVTDALLKMEPVIGLGELAHLTYSVGNDDDFRKSALGRAKGGFMNTHWGVTTLSDMMLNYMPAIGAYANHDVWKEDDIEKSVRYGLQTQIKFGVGSPEVIKTMLRAIVKRKWPTDNFQLCADNISVDRVLTKGHMDWIVSLCAEMGIDPIQAIKMATLHTARAFKMDRQLGSLTPGRFADIVLTDSLSKINPRYVFKDGELVAQDRQMLKRVEIDYSGMVKQPRPGLADLTPAQLDLVPMEVSADGKEAKVHLFDVYGRGHEKFFQEVWVPCENGRVVPEYQGVRLNRISVVQRYANGKRHVVNGLFKGVSIERGAVATFWPAPKAYFVAVGSDSAEMCHCLQQVDAQVGGCIVADNREVKAVLPLDIYGVMANMGLAELLAATRAIDAALQDMGNHNEGEPVVNKLLTLFISLDRFGFMK encoded by the coding sequence ATGTACCAAGAGATAAGCGAACGGCCCGACCAGGCATCCGGCCTGTCCGACAAGGCGGCGGCGCACTACGACCAGGTGCGGGCGATCTTCGCCATCCTGAATGGGAAAAAGGAGGCGGATCTTCTGCTGAAAAACCTGAACATCCTCGATGTCCACAGCGAATCCGTTTACCAGGGGTCGATCCTGATCTACGACAAGCGCATCGTGGCGCTGAACCCGGACGAGACGGTCATCCAGGTGCGCGAAGTGTTCGACGGCCAGGGCCTGTACGCCATTCCCGGCCTGATCGATGCGCACGTGCACTTCGAAGCGCAGCTGGCCCACCCGGTGGCCTTCGGCGAGGCCATCGTGCCCTGCGGCACGACCACCATCTTCTCGGAATGCCTGGACTTCGTCAGCGCCGCCGGCCCCGAGGCCGTCGAGGCCACCGAAGGCCTGTTCAAGGACTACCAGAACCTGCCCTACCGCGTGTTCGCTTTCGCGCCCGGTAAAAAGACCTCGGTGGCGGTGACCGACGCACTGCTGAAGATGGAGCCGGTGATCGGCCTGGGCGAGCTGGCGCACCTGACCTACAGCGTGGGCAACGATGACGACTTCCGCAAGTCGGCGCTGGGCCGGGCCAAGGGCGGCTTCATGAACACGCACTGGGGCGTGACCACGCTGTCCGACATGATGCTGAACTACATGCCGGCCATCGGCGCCTATGCGAACCACGATGTCTGGAAGGAGGACGACATCGAGAAAAGCGTGCGCTACGGCCTGCAGACGCAGATCAAGTTCGGCGTGGGCAGCCCCGAGGTCATCAAGACCATGCTGCGCGCCATCGTCAAGCGCAAGTGGCCCACCGACAACTTCCAGCTCTGCGCCGACAACATCTCGGTGGACCGCGTATTGACCAAAGGCCACATGGACTGGATCGTCTCGCTGTGCGCCGAGATGGGCATCGACCCCATCCAGGCCATCAAGATGGCCACGCTGCACACGGCGCGCGCCTTCAAGATGGACCGGCAGCTCGGCTCGCTGACGCCGGGTCGCTTCGCCGACATCGTGCTGACCGACAGCCTGTCCAAGATCAACCCGCGCTACGTGTTCAAGGACGGCGAGCTGGTCGCCCAGGACCGCCAGATGCTCAAGCGCGTCGAGATCGACTACTCCGGCATGGTCAAGCAGCCCCGCCCAGGCCTGGCCGACCTCACGCCCGCGCAGCTCGACCTGGTGCCGATGGAAGTCTCCGCCGACGGCAAAGAGGCCAAGGTCCATCTGTTCGACGTGTACGGCCGCGGCCACGAGAAGTTCTTCCAGGAAGTCTGGGTGCCCTGCGAGAACGGCCGGGTCGTGCCCGAGTACCAGGGCGTGCGGCTCAACCGCATCTCGGTGGTGCAGCGCTATGCCAACGGCAAGCGCCACGTGGTCAACGGTCTGTTCAAGGGCGTGTCCATCGAGCGCGGCGCGGTCGCCACGTTCTGGCCGGCGCCCAAGGCCTACTTCGTGGCGGTGGGCAGCGACAGCGCCGAGATGTGCCACTGCCTGCAGCAGGTCGACGCCCAGGTGGGCGGCTGCATCGTCGCCGACAATCGCGAGGTTAAGGCCGTGCTGCCGCTGGACATCTACGGCGTGATGGCCAACATGGGCCTGGCCGAGCTGCTGGCCGCCACCCGCGCCATCGACGCCGCATTGCAGGACATGGGCAATCACAACGAAGGTGAGCCGGTTGTCAACAAGCTGCTGACGCTGTTCATCTCGCTGGACCGGTTCGGGTTCATGAAATGA
- a CDS encoding Pyrophosphatase, MutT/nudix family yields MPGHEYRFCPNCAAPLRLIAQQEDGGEKERLRCAACGWTHWNNPTPVLAAVIEYHDCILLARNAAWAGKMYALITGFMEAGETPEAGIAREIKEETNLDARALDLIGVYDFQRMNQVIIAYHALAEGEVRLSAELADYKLYALADVRCWPSSTGYALADWLRSRGHEPQFLDWARR; encoded by the coding sequence ATGCCCGGCCACGAATACCGCTTCTGCCCGAACTGCGCGGCGCCGCTGCGCCTGATCGCGCAGCAAGAGGACGGCGGCGAGAAAGAGCGCCTCCGCTGCGCCGCCTGCGGCTGGACGCACTGGAACAACCCGACGCCGGTGCTGGCCGCGGTGATCGAATACCACGACTGCATCCTGCTCGCGCGCAACGCCGCCTGGGCCGGCAAGATGTACGCGCTGATCACCGGTTTCATGGAGGCCGGCGAGACGCCCGAGGCCGGCATCGCGCGCGAGATCAAGGAAGAAACGAACCTCGACGCGCGCGCGCTCGACCTGATCGGCGTCTACGACTTCCAGCGCATGAACCAGGTGATCATCGCCTACCACGCGCTGGCCGAAGGCGAGGTGCGGCTGTCGGCCGAACTAGCGGACTACAAGCTCTACGCGCTGGCCGACGTGCGTTGCTGGCCGTCCAGCACCGGCTACGCGCTGGCCGACTGGCTGCGCTCGCGCGGGCACGAGCCGCAGTTTCTGGATTGGGCCAGGCGCTAA
- a CDS encoding GMP reductase has translation MEIFDYDNILLLPRKCRVDSRSQCDTSVELGGRSFRIPVVPANMRTVVDEGICTWLAQHDYFYVMHRFDLDNVKFVADMKARGVFASISLGVKQADYDTVERLAGAGLAPDYVTIDIAHGHADSVKNMIGHLKARLPGAFVIAGNVGTPEAVIDLENWGADATKVGIGPGKVCITKLKTGFGTGGWQLSALKWCARVATKPIIADGGIREHGDIAKSIRFGATMVMVGSMLAGHEESPGQTVEEGGKLYKEYYGSASDFNKGEYRHVEGKRILEPMKGRLSDTLREMQEDVQSSISYAGGTKLMDIRKVNYVILGGDNASEHLLM, from the coding sequence ATGGAAATCTTCGACTACGACAACATCCTGCTGCTGCCGCGCAAGTGCCGCGTGGACAGCCGCTCGCAGTGCGACACCTCGGTGGAACTGGGCGGGCGGTCGTTTCGCATCCCGGTGGTGCCGGCGAACATGCGGACCGTGGTCGACGAGGGCATCTGTACCTGGCTCGCGCAGCACGATTACTTCTACGTGATGCACCGGTTCGACCTGGACAACGTGAAATTCGTCGCCGACATGAAGGCCCGCGGCGTGTTCGCTTCGATATCTCTCGGCGTGAAGCAGGCCGACTACGACACGGTCGAACGGCTGGCGGGTGCCGGGCTCGCGCCCGACTACGTCACGATCGACATCGCGCACGGCCACGCCGACAGCGTGAAGAACATGATCGGCCATCTGAAGGCCAGGCTGCCGGGCGCGTTCGTGATCGCCGGCAACGTCGGCACGCCCGAGGCGGTGATCGACCTGGAGAACTGGGGCGCGGACGCGACCAAGGTCGGCATCGGCCCGGGCAAGGTCTGCATCACCAAGCTCAAGACCGGCTTCGGCACCGGGGGCTGGCAGTTGTCGGCGCTGAAGTGGTGCGCGCGCGTGGCGACCAAGCCGATCATCGCCGACGGCGGTATTCGCGAACATGGCGACATCGCCAAGTCGATCCGCTTCGGCGCGACCATGGTGATGGTCGGCTCGATGCTGGCCGGCCACGAGGAATCGCCCGGACAAACGGTGGAGGAGGGCGGCAAGCTCTACAAGGAGTACTACGGCTCGGCCAGCGACTTCAACAAGGGCGAGTACCGGCATGTCGAGGGCAAGCGCATCCTCGAACCGATGAAGGGCCGGCTTAGCGATACGCTGCGCGAGATGCAGGAAGACGTGCAAAGCTCGATCAGCTACGCCGGCGGCACGAAGCTGATGGACATTCGCAAGGTCAACTACGTGATCCTCGGCGGCGACAACGCCAGCGAGCACCTGCTGATGTAG
- a CDS encoding ABC transporter, substrate-binding protein, with protein sequence MTTAGTAAVLAAVPFVRNARAQGLQKVVYQAGWLPQPDKGGLYQALATGIYKAHGLDVDLRPGGAQMNVNALFLAGRADFADSDSLRVLNFVRQGLPGVAVAAYGQKHPVALASHPNMGLDTLAELKGKPVMVSAIGRQTYWPWLKSKFGYTDDQIRPDTGSLAPFLNNKAMSMECFVTSEPYDMKRAGVDASIKLLADSGYASYYGITLAHPKMIAEQPDVVQRFVDASIKGWASYLGGDPSPGNALIKKGNPDMTDQKIAYCISAMKRYGIVQSGDTAKLGLGAMTDAHWRDFYDAMATAEVLPRGLDIQKGYTLQFVNKHVEAS encoded by the coding sequence ATGACGACGGCAGGCACGGCGGCCGTTCTTGCCGCGGTGCCCTTCGTTCGCAACGCCAGGGCGCAGGGCCTGCAGAAAGTGGTGTACCAGGCTGGCTGGCTGCCGCAACCCGACAAGGGCGGGCTTTACCAGGCCCTGGCCACGGGCATCTACAAGGCGCACGGACTGGACGTGGACCTGCGTCCCGGCGGGGCGCAGATGAACGTGAACGCCCTGTTCCTCGCGGGGCGGGCCGACTTCGCCGACTCGGACAGCTTGCGCGTGCTCAACTTCGTGCGGCAAGGGCTGCCGGGCGTCGCGGTGGCCGCGTACGGGCAGAAGCACCCGGTCGCGCTGGCCTCTCATCCGAACATGGGTCTGGACACGCTGGCGGAACTCAAGGGCAAGCCCGTCATGGTCTCCGCCATCGGTCGCCAGACCTACTGGCCCTGGCTCAAGTCCAAGTTTGGCTACACGGACGATCAGATTCGGCCCGATACCGGCAGCCTGGCCCCTTTTCTGAACAACAAGGCGATGTCGATGGAATGCTTCGTGACCAGCGAGCCGTACGACATGAAGCGCGCGGGCGTGGACGCCAGCATCAAGCTGCTGGCCGACAGCGGCTATGCCAGTTACTACGGCATCACGCTCGCGCACCCCAAGATGATCGCCGAGCAACCGGACGTCGTGCAGCGCTTTGTCGATGCCTCGATCAAGGGCTGGGCGAGCTACCTCGGCGGCGACCCCAGCCCGGGCAACGCGCTGATCAAGAAGGGCAATCCGGACATGACCGATCAAAAGATCGCCTATTGCATCTCGGCGATGAAGCGCTATGGCATCGTCCAGTCGGGGGACACGGCGAAGCTCGGCCTGGGCGCGATGACCGATGCGCACTGGCGCGATTTCTACGACGCGATGGCGACGGCGGAAGTGCTGCCGCGAGGCCTAGACATCCAAAAAGGCTACACGCTGCAATTCGTCAACAAACACGTGGAAGCGAGCTGA
- a CDS encoding Hydroxymethylpyrimidine ABC transporter, transmembrane component has product MSTEQSMTFDALRDHEQPATGPERRAAAAPPVRESRVLGLPRALWPKILAPVLTGLALLGLWEFSVRAAGIPPYILPAPSGIAHALVANWSSLVGSMWITLSISLAALALAIVVGLALSILFTQSKWMELAFFPYAVVMQVTPVVAIAPLIIIWANNVVVSLLVCAWLVAFFPILSNTTLGLNSADHNLVNLFQLYRATRWQTLRYLRLPAAAPYFLGGVRISGGLSLIGAVVAEFVAGTGGVASGLASRILESGYQLQIPRMFAALFLVSMCGVVIFVCLSLVSHLALRKWHDSALKREN; this is encoded by the coding sequence ATGAGCACCGAGCAATCCATGACGTTCGACGCGCTGCGGGATCACGAGCAGCCGGCCACGGGACCGGAACGCAGGGCCGCTGCGGCGCCCCCGGTGCGCGAGAGCCGGGTCCTCGGCCTTCCCCGCGCTCTGTGGCCGAAGATCCTGGCGCCGGTTCTGACCGGGCTGGCGCTGCTGGGGCTTTGGGAATTCAGCGTCCGGGCAGCGGGCATCCCACCCTACATACTGCCCGCGCCCTCGGGAATCGCCCACGCACTGGTCGCGAACTGGAGTTCGCTGGTCGGTTCGATGTGGATCACGCTGTCGATTTCACTCGCGGCGCTCGCCCTGGCGATCGTCGTGGGACTGGCCCTGTCCATCCTCTTCACGCAGTCGAAGTGGATGGAACTGGCCTTTTTCCCGTACGCCGTGGTCATGCAGGTGACGCCGGTCGTCGCCATCGCGCCGCTGATCATCATCTGGGCCAACAACGTGGTCGTGTCGCTGCTGGTGTGCGCATGGCTGGTCGCGTTCTTCCCGATCCTGTCGAACACGACGCTCGGGCTCAATTCCGCCGACCACAACCTCGTCAACCTGTTTCAGCTTTACCGCGCGACGCGCTGGCAAACGCTGCGCTACCTGCGCCTGCCGGCCGCCGCGCCCTACTTTCTCGGCGGCGTGCGCATCTCCGGCGGCCTGTCGCTGATCGGCGCGGTGGTGGCCGAGTTCGTCGCCGGGACCGGCGGCGTGGCGTCGGGGCTGGCGTCGCGCATCCTCGAGTCGGGCTACCAGTTGCAGATTCCGCGCATGTTTGCCGCGCTGTTCCTCGTGTCGATGTGCGGCGTCGTGATCTTCGTCTGCCTGTCGCTGGTGTCGCATCTTGCGTTGCGCAAATGGCACGACAGTGCGCTGAAACGGGAAAATTGA
- a CDS encoding Outer membrane porin, giving the protein MHLKVSNGSDQLSKRHGRASTRRLKRNILAAVIAGALSGGAFAQSSVTLSGLVDAFAGSMQPAGSQRTTVLGSAGMSTPYWGVSGTEDLGGGMNAEFNLASFFRTNTGATGRFNGNETMFSRDAYVGLKGGFGTVHLGRDLAPNFLPTVLFNAFGDSFTFSPIVLHANVPLFNGTGWPSLNAGDTGWSNQIRYVTPNIGGLTASLDYQIGGVAGDNSQHNIGANFLYFNGRFGLGGFVHQVRVNNPLPGTLGNVELGFSQQNAWMLSGKAGFGIVNVYANYEQTRNDNYNGPAGNADSKTWSLSADIAAGPGKVMVAYASTKWTTSPTSSLDGAKRGTASLGYDYILSKRTDLYAVYMNDKITNYNTGNSFGVGMRHRF; this is encoded by the coding sequence ATGCACCTGAAGGTAAGCAACGGATCTGATCAACTGTCCAAGCGGCATGGCCGGGCATCGACCCGCCGCCTGAAAAGAAACATCCTCGCCGCAGTGATCGCCGGCGCATTGTCGGGCGGCGCGTTTGCGCAGAGCAGCGTCACGCTGTCCGGGCTGGTCGATGCCTTCGCCGGCTCGATGCAACCGGCGGGCAGCCAACGCACGACTGTCCTGGGTTCGGCCGGCATGAGCACCCCATATTGGGGCGTATCCGGCACGGAAGACCTGGGTGGCGGCATGAACGCGGAGTTCAATCTCGCCAGTTTCTTCCGCACCAACACCGGCGCAACCGGCCGCTTCAATGGCAACGAAACCATGTTCAGCCGCGACGCCTACGTGGGTCTGAAGGGCGGATTCGGCACCGTGCATCTGGGGCGCGATCTCGCTCCGAATTTCCTGCCGACAGTGCTGTTCAACGCCTTCGGCGACTCCTTCACCTTTTCGCCGATCGTCCTGCATGCCAACGTGCCGCTGTTCAACGGCACCGGCTGGCCGTCGCTGAATGCCGGCGACACCGGCTGGAGCAACCAGATCCGCTACGTGACACCCAACATCGGCGGTCTCACGGCCAGCCTGGACTACCAGATCGGCGGGGTCGCCGGTGACAACAGCCAGCACAACATCGGCGCCAACTTCCTGTACTTCAATGGTCGGTTCGGGCTGGGCGGTTTCGTGCACCAAGTGCGCGTGAACAACCCGCTGCCCGGTACGCTCGGCAATGTCGAACTCGGTTTCTCGCAGCAGAATGCGTGGATGCTTTCCGGCAAAGCCGGGTTCGGCATCGTCAACGTCTACGCCAACTACGAGCAGACCCGGAACGACAATTACAACGGCCCGGCCGGCAATGCCGACAGCAAGACCTGGAGCCTCAGTGCCGACATCGCTGCCGGCCCGGGCAAGGTGATGGTCGCCTATGCCAGCACCAAGTGGACGACCTCGCCGACGAGCAGCCTCGACGGAGCCAAGCGCGGCACCGCCTCGCTCGGCTACGACTACATCCTCTCCAAGCGGACCGATCTGTACGCGGTGTACATGAACGACAAAATCACGAATTACAACACCGGCAATTCGTTCGGCGTCGGCATGCGTCATCGCTTCTGA
- a CDS encoding Cysteine synthase B produces the protein MNYMTIEDAIGRTPLVALQRLDVAENTARGNVVLAKLEGNNPAGSVKDRPALSMIRRAEERGEIKPGDTLIEATSGNTGIALAMAAAVRGYRMVLIMPEDLSVERAQTMKAFGAELILTPKSAGIEYSRDLAENMQKAGKGRVLDQFANPDNPRIHYETTGPEIWTDTEGRITHFVSAMGTTGTITGVSRYLKEKNAAVKVVGAQPSEGSRIPGIRKWPQEYLPKIYDASFVDELVYVSQDEAEEMARRLAREEGIFAGISSGGACWVAQQIAQRVENATIVFVVCDRGDRYLSTGVFPA, from the coding sequence ATGAACTACATGACGATCGAAGACGCGATCGGCAGGACGCCGCTGGTCGCGCTGCAGCGGCTCGACGTCGCCGAAAACACCGCGCGCGGCAACGTGGTGCTGGCCAAGCTCGAAGGCAACAACCCGGCCGGTTCGGTGAAGGACCGGCCGGCGCTGTCGATGATCCGGCGCGCCGAGGAGCGCGGCGAGATCAAGCCCGGCGACACGCTGATCGAGGCGACCTCTGGCAACACCGGCATCGCGCTGGCAATGGCGGCGGCGGTGCGCGGCTACCGCATGGTGCTGATCATGCCGGAAGACTTGTCGGTCGAGCGCGCGCAGACCATGAAGGCGTTCGGCGCCGAGCTGATCCTCACGCCCAAGAGCGCCGGCATCGAGTACTCGCGGGATCTCGCCGAGAACATGCAGAAGGCCGGCAAGGGCCGCGTGCTCGACCAGTTCGCGAACCCCGACAACCCGCGCATCCATTACGAGACCACCGGCCCCGAGATCTGGACCGATACCGAAGGCCGCATCACCCATTTCGTCAGCGCGATGGGCACGACCGGCACGATCACCGGCGTCTCGCGGTACCTGAAAGAGAAGAACGCCGCGGTCAAGGTGGTCGGCGCGCAGCCGTCCGAGGGCTCGCGCATTCCCGGCATCCGCAAGTGGCCGCAGGAGTATCTGCCGAAGATTTACGACGCGAGCTTCGTCGACGAGCTGGTCTACGTGAGCCAGGACGAAGCCGAGGAGATGGCCCGGCGCCTGGCGCGCGAGGAGGGTATCTTCGCCGGCATCTCGTCCGGCGGCGCCTGCTGGGTCGCGCAGCAGATCGCGCAGCGTGTCGAGAACGCGACCATCGTGTTCGTCGTCTGCGACCGCGGCGACCGGTATCTGTCGACCGGCGTGTTCCCGGCCTGA